The Acomys russatus chromosome 3, mAcoRus1.1, whole genome shotgun sequence genome has a window encoding:
- the Oxa1l gene encoding mitochondrial inner membrane protein OXA1L: MAMRLVCGRRLLLRLLRPQRPCTPSGPAVCASRVAGPCNRLSAGALGGGGGDSGATLTLSHEQFHSVAGSPKPLAAELLVAARPGSGRTHYALLAALSPRCISTSATLFAEAQVQAPPAVPAASTPAAVPGVASGEAADVVQCAAEPSFTELGLGSYTPVGLIQNLLEFMHVDLGLPWWGAIATCTVLARCLVFPLIVKGQRETAKLHNHMPDLQKFSSQIREAKLAGNQAEFYRATIEMTRYQKMHDIKFSRSFILPLTQAPVFISFFIALREMANLPVPSLQTGGLWWFQDLTVSDPTYVLPLVVTATMWVVLELGAETGMQSSDLQFMRNIIRVMPLMVLPLTIHFPSAVFMYWLSSNMFSLCQVACLRVPAVRTVLKIPQRVIHDPDKLPPKEGFLKSFKKGWQNAEIAHQLREREERMQKHLDLAARGPLRQTFTHNPLLQHDPSHPPNTPNNTSSSSSSSSSSSSSSSKPKPKQPWRDTLG; encoded by the exons ATGGCGATGCGTTTAGTGTGCGGTCGCCGGCTGCTTCTTCGCCTTCTGCGGCCTCAGCGTCCG TGCACGCCTTCGGGACCTGCAGTCTGTGCGAGCAGAGTAGCAGGTCCCTGCAACAGGCTGTCGGCGGGGGCCCTGGGTGGGGGCGGCGGGGACTCAGGGGCTACCCTTACCCTTTCACACGAGCAGTTCCACAGCGTCGCAGGGTCCCCGAAACCGCTGGCCGCGGAGCTCCTCGTCGCGGCCCGCCCTGGTAGTGGGCGGACACACTACGCGCTTCTCGCCGCCTTAAGTCCCCGCTGCATCAGTACATCTGCCACCTTGTTTGCAGAAGCCCAG GTCCAGGCACCTCCTGCTGTTCCTGCCGCCTCCACCCCTGCTGCAGTGCCAGGGGTGGCTTCTGGAGAAGCTGCGGATGTGGTCCAGTGTGCTGCAGAGCCGAGCTTCACTGAGCTGGGCCTTGGGTCCTACACCCCAGTGGGACTCATCCAGAACCTCTTGGAGTTCATGCATGTTGACCTGGGCCTACCTTGGTGGGGGGCCATTGCCACGT GTACGGTCCTTGCCCGCTGCCTGGTTTTCCCTCTCATCGTGAAGGGCCAGCGAGAAACAGCCAAGCTCCACAACCACATGCCAGATCTCCAGAAGTTCTCCAGTCAAATCAGAGAGGCCAAGTTGGCAGGAAACCAGGCTGAAT TTTACAGGGCCACCATAGAGATGACACGCTATCAGAAAATGCACGACATTAAATTCTCCCGGTCCTTCATTCTACCTCTCACCCAG GCACCCGTCTTCATCTCCTTCTTCATTGCCTTGAGAGAAATGGCCAACCTGCCTGTGCCCAGCCTCCAGACTGGTGGGCTCTGGTGGTTCCAAGATCTCACGGTGTCTGACCCCACCTACGTCTTACCGCTGGTCGTCACTGCCACAATGTGGGTTGTCCTTGAG CTAGGTGCTGAGACGGGCATGCAGAGCTCTGACCTCCAGTTCATGAGGAACATCATCAGAGTGATGCCCCTGATGGTCTTGCCCCTGACCATCCACTTCCCCTCG GCAGTGTTCATGTACTGGCTGTCCTCCAACATGTTCTCCCTGTGCCAAGTGGCCTGCCTCCGGGTTCCCGCTGTGCGCACAGTGCTTAAGATCCCCCAGCGCGTCATACATGACCCTGACAAATTGCCCCCTAAGGAAGGCTTCTTGAAGAGCTTCAAGAAAG GCTGGCAGAATGCTGAGATTGCACATCAGCTCCGAGAGCGTGAAGAGCGAATGCAGAAACACTTGGACCTAGCTGCCAGGG GTCCCTTGCGACAGACTTTTACCCACAACCCTCTGCTACAGCACGATCCAAGCCACCCTCCCAATACCCCCAacaacaccagcagcagcagcagcagcagcagcagtagcagcagtagcagcagcaaacCCAAGCCAAAGCAGCCTTGGCGTGACACCCTCGGCTGA